One Microbacter margulisiae genomic window carries:
- a CDS encoding biotin/lipoyl-containing protein, with protein MKEYSYKINGEEYKVNIISVEDSVASVEVNGVAYQVEMEKPVKAAPQAIVRPVVAAASQVAHVPAGEVAGAIKSPLPGVILDIAVKVGDAVKAGQKVMVLEAMKMENVINADRDGKVVEIKVAKGDSVLEGVDLMVIG; from the coding sequence ATGAAAGAATATTCTTATAAAATTAATGGAGAGGAATATAAAGTCAACATTATCAGTGTTGAAGATTCCGTTGCTTCGGTCGAAGTAAATGGTGTTGCTTATCAGGTTGAAATGGAGAAACCGGTTAAAGCAGCTCCTCAAGCTATTGTACGTCCTGTCGTAGCTGCTGCTTCACAGGTAGCTCATGTACCGGCTGGAGAAGTTGCTGGTGCTATTAAATCGCCACTACCAGGAGTCATTCTTGATATTGCTGTCAAAGTAGGAGATGCAGTGAAGGCAGGTCAGAAAGTTATGGTACTTGAAGCTATGAAAATGGAAAACGTTATTAATGCTGACCGTGATGGTAAAGTGGTGGAGATTAAAGTAGCTAAAGGCGACTCTGTACTTGAAGGCGTTGATCTGATGGTTATCGGATAA
- a CDS encoding acyl-CoA carboxylase subunit beta has translation MSNQLNKVQELIDLRAKARLGGGQKRIDSQHKKGKYTARERIAMLLDEGSFEEFDMFLQHRCTNFGMEKESYLGDGVVTGSGTIEGRLVYVFAQDFTVFGGSLSETMALKICKVMDQAMKMGAPVIGINDSGGARIQEGVNALAGYGEIFERNILASGVVPQISAIFGPSAGGAVYSPALTDFTIMAKGSSYMFLTGPKVVKTVTGEDVSQEQLGGASVHASKSGVAHFAIDTEEDGISLIRHLLSFIPQNNMEEAPLKACEDPIDRLEDALNEVIPDNPNKPYDMYEVIGSIIDNGEFLEVHRDYAQNIIVGFARFNGMSVGIVANQPKVLAGVLDSNASRKAARFVRFCDAFNIPLVTLVDVPGFLPGTGQEYNGVIVHGAKLLYAYGEATVPKVTVTLRKAYGGAYIVMSSKHLRSDINYAWPSAEIAVMGASGAIEVLYAKEAANAEDPAAFVAQKEQEYRDAFSNPYNAARYGYVDDVIEPRNTRFRVIRALQQLATKRQINPAKKHGNLPL, from the coding sequence ATGAGCAATCAACTCAATAAAGTACAAGAACTCATCGATTTGCGTGCGAAAGCACGTCTGGGTGGTGGTCAAAAGCGAATTGATTCACAACATAAAAAGGGAAAATACACTGCACGTGAGCGTATTGCCATGTTGCTTGACGAAGGTAGTTTCGAAGAATTTGACATGTTTTTGCAACACCGTTGCACCAACTTTGGCATGGAAAAAGAAAGCTATCTTGGCGATGGTGTTGTAACCGGAAGCGGAACTATCGAAGGTCGTTTGGTGTATGTTTTTGCACAAGACTTTACAGTATTTGGAGGATCTTTGTCTGAAACTATGGCTTTGAAAATTTGCAAAGTCATGGATCAGGCTATGAAAATGGGTGCTCCTGTTATTGGTATTAATGATTCAGGTGGTGCTCGTATTCAGGAAGGTGTCAATGCGTTAGCAGGTTACGGGGAAATTTTTGAACGTAATATTCTAGCTTCGGGTGTTGTGCCTCAAATTTCGGCAATTTTTGGCCCTTCTGCCGGCGGTGCTGTTTATTCACCTGCTTTGACTGACTTTACGATTATGGCTAAAGGGTCAAGCTACATGTTCCTAACTGGGCCTAAAGTTGTAAAAACCGTAACTGGAGAGGATGTTTCACAAGAACAACTGGGGGGTGCCAGCGTGCATGCCTCAAAATCTGGCGTAGCACACTTCGCTATTGACACTGAAGAAGATGGCATTTCTTTGATCCGTCATTTACTGAGCTTTATTCCTCAAAATAACATGGAAGAAGCTCCCCTGAAAGCATGTGAAGATCCTATTGATCGTTTAGAAGATGCTTTGAATGAAGTAATTCCAGATAATCCTAATAAACCATACGACATGTATGAGGTGATCGGAAGTATCATTGATAATGGAGAGTTTTTGGAAGTACATCGTGATTATGCACAAAATATTATTGTTGGATTTGCGCGCTTCAATGGCATGTCTGTCGGAATTGTAGCTAATCAACCAAAAGTTTTGGCAGGAGTTCTTGATTCAAATGCTTCACGCAAGGCAGCCCGTTTTGTTCGTTTCTGTGATGCATTTAATATTCCTTTGGTAACATTGGTTGATGTACCTGGATTTTTACCTGGAACTGGTCAAGAATATAATGGTGTTATTGTACATGGAGCTAAGCTGTTATATGCTTATGGTGAGGCCACTGTACCAAAAGTTACAGTAACCTTGCGCAAAGCGTATGGTGGCGCATATATTGTAATGAGTTCAAAACATTTGCGTAGTGATATCAACTATGCGTGGCCTTCTGCTGAAATTGCTGTAATGGGTGCTTCCGGTGCTATTGAAGTTCTTTACGCAAAAGAAGCTGCTAATGCAGAAGACCCTGCAGCATTCGTAGCTCAAAAGGAACAGGAATACCGCGATGCTTTCTCAAATCCATATAATGCTGCACGTTATGGTTATGTTGATGACGTGATTGAACCGCGTAATACTCGTTTCCGTGTTATTCGGGCATTACAACAATTGGCTACGAAAAGACAAATAAATCCAGCGAAAAAACATGGTAATCTTCCATTATAA
- the mce gene encoding methylmalonyl-CoA epimerase codes for MKPSHIEHIGIAVKDLDVAIPYYEKLLGSKCYAVEEVVDQKVKTAFFKIGQTKIELLAATDPEGPVGKFIEKKGEGIHHIAFAVKGLQEQLNVLAEDGIQLIDKSPRKGAEGLNIAFLHPKSTLGVLTELCEQPK; via the coding sequence ATGAAGCCATCACACATTGAGCACATTGGCATTGCCGTCAAAGATCTTGACGTTGCCATTCCGTACTACGAAAAGTTGTTGGGCAGCAAATGTTATGCTGTTGAAGAGGTCGTTGATCAGAAAGTAAAAACTGCTTTCTTCAAAATTGGTCAAACGAAGATTGAACTATTAGCTGCTACTGATCCTGAAGGGCCAGTAGGGAAATTTATTGAAAAAAAGGGGGAAGGCATTCATCACATTGCTTTTGCAGTTAAAGGTCTTCAGGAGCAATTAAATGTTTTAGCAGAGGACGGGATACAACTTATTGACAAATCACCGCGAAAAGGGGCTGAAGGCTTGAACATTGCTTTTTTGCATCCAAAATCTACATTAGGTGTTTTGACAGAATTATGTGAACAACCAAAATAA